The genomic interval CCGTGATGGCGAGCCGCCCGTCCATGCCCCGCCTGCTCGCGCGGGAGCTGATCGACCACCACGCCGAGCACGCCAGCGAGCAGATCACGCATCTTGCCGCCACGCTGTTCACGCGGCTCTGCGACCTCATCCGCGCGGGGCAGGAGGGCGGCATCTTCCGGCGCGACCTGGATCCGCGGTTCGCGGCCCTCTCCACCGTCTCGCTCGTCCCGTACGCCCACATCGCACGCCCTGCCGTCGGCCTGCTGCTCGGCCGCGGGGTGGACGGGCCGACGGACGAGGAGATGCGCGCCTACGGACGCCACGCGGCGGAGTTCGCCCTCTCCGCCCTGCTCGCCCATCGGCCGCGGCCTGAGGCTACGGAACCGGCGAATACCGAAGAGGAGGGAAGATGAGACGGCCCGCATTGCTCGCGCTGGCCCTCGCCGCCGCCGCGTGCCGCGGCGACGGCCCGCAGACCGCCACGGGCACGGTGGAGGTGACCGAGGTGGACGTGGCGCCGCTCCAGCCCGCGCGCATCGTTGCCGTGCGCGTGGAGGAAGGCGCCCGCGTGCGGGCCGGCGACACGCTGGTCGTCCTCGCGCAGGCGGCCACGCAGGGCGCGGTGCCGCAGCAGGCCGCGCGCGTCGCCGCCAGCCGCGCCCGCCTGCGCGAGGTGGAGGCCGGCCCCCGCGCCGCCGAGATCGCCCAGGCCCAGGCGCAGGTCCGCAGCCGCGAAGCCGAGGCCGGCCGCGCCGCCCGCGACGCCGAGCGCTACCGGCCGCTCGCCGCCCGCGGCATCGTGAGCCGCCAGACGTACGACCAGGCGCGCGCCGCCGCCTCCGTCGCCGCCAGCCAGCTCGACGCCTCCCGCCAGTCGCTCCGCCTCCTGCGCGAGGGCGCGCGTGCGGAAGAGGTCGAGTCCGCCCGTGCCGAGGTGGCGGGCGCGCAGTCCGCCCTCGAAGCCTCGCGCGCCACCGCGGCCGAGCTGACGCTGGTCGCGCCGGTGGACGGCGTCGTCCTCGGCCGCTGGGCCGAGCCGGGCGAGACGGTGGCCGCGGGCGAGACCGTGCTCACCGTCGGCCGCACCTCGCGGCCGTACACGCGCGTGTACGTGAACGAGCGCGTGCTGCCGCGCATCCGCGTGGGGCAGCGGCTCACGGCCACGCTCGACGGGCTGCCCGGCCGCCCCTTCTCCGGCCGCGTCGTCTCCATCAACGACAAGGCCGAGTACACGCCGCGCATCGCCCTCACCGAGACGGAACGCGCGGACCTGCTGTTCGGCGTCAAGGTGGAGCTGTCGGACCCCGCGGGCGCGCTCAAGGCCGGCCTCCCCGTCACCGTCACCCTCCCCGAGGCGCGGTGAGCACGACCGCCGCGCATCCGCCCGAAGTCTCCGCATCCCCCGGCAGCGCCGTCCGCACGTCGGCGCTGCGCAAGACGTTCGGGCCGCTCGTCGCCGTCGATGGGCTGGACTTGGAGATATCTACCGGCGAGGTGTTCGGCCTGCTTGGTCCCAACGGCTCGGGGAAGACGACGACCATCCGCATGCTGTGCGGGCTGGTCACACCCACGTCCGGCAGCGCCACCGTGGTCGGGTTCGACGTGGCGAAGCAGCCGGAGAAGGTGCGCCAGGCCATCGGCTACATGTCGCAGAAGTTCGGGCTGTACGACGACATGACGGTCGCCGAGAACCTGCGCTTCTACGCATCCATCTACGGCCTGTTCGGGCGTGAGAGGGACGAGCGCGTCCGCCACCTGCTGGCCGAGCTGGACCTGGAGGACCGCGTGGGCCAGCTCACCGGCACGCTCAGCGGCGGCTGGAAGCAGCGCGTCGCGCTCGCCTGCGCGACGGCACACCGGCCGCGCATGCTCTTCCTGGACGAGCCGACCGCGGGCGTGGACCCGGCCGCGCGCCGCCGCTTCTGGGAGATCATCTACGGGCTGGCGCAGCAGGGCACCACCATCCTGGTCACCACCCACTACATGGACGAGGCGGAGCGGTGCGGCCGCATCGCCTTCCTCTCCCGCGGCCACCTCATCGCCCTGGGCACCTCTGCCCAGATCACCAGGCAGTTCGGGCAGGCGACGCTGGAAGACGTGTACGTGGAGATGCAGCGCCGCGACGAAGGCGTGCGCGTATGAGCCCCGTGGAGCGCATCCGCCGGTCGCTGCTCTGGCCGATGTTGTGGAAGGAGTTCGTGCAGATGCGGCGCGACCGGTTCACGCTCGCGCTCATGCTCGCCGTCCCGGCCATGCAGCTCGTCCTGTTCGGCTTCGCCATCCGCACCGACGTGCGCCACCTCCCCACCGTCGTCCTCGACGAGTCCAACACGGCGGAGAGCCGCGCGCTCGTGGCGGTCATGCAGAACACCGACAACTTCCGCATCGTCGGCGCCGTCCGCAGCCGCGGAGAGCTGCGTACCGCCATCGAGCAGGGAGATGCGCGGGCGGGCATCGTCATCCCGCCCGACTACACGCGCAACGTGAAGCGCGGCCGCACCGCCAGCGCGCAGGTCATCGTCGACGCGGCGGACCCCATGGCGTCGTCCACCGCGCTCTCCGGCGCCGCGATGGCGGCGCAGGCCCGGTCCGCCGCGCTGATGGGGCGCACCACCTTCGCGCCTCCTCCGCCGCTGGACGTGCGGGTGCGGCCGTGGTACAACCCTGCGCTGCGCAGCGAGGTCTACATCGTCCCCGGCCTCATCGGCGTGCTGCTCACGCTCACCATGATCCTCATCACCTCGCTCGCGATCACGCGCGAGCGCGAGCGGGGCACGCTGGAACAGCTCATCGTCACGCCCATCGGCAAGACGAGCATGATGCTGGGGAAGATCATCCCGTTCATCCTCGTGGGCTACGTGCAGATGACGGTGGTGCTCGTCCTCGGCCGCGTGCTCTTCCACGTCCCCATGCGCGGCAGCCTGCTCGCCCTCTACGCCGTCACGCTCGCCTTCATCGTCGCCAGCCTGGGGCTCGGCCTCGTGGTCAGCACGGTCGCGCGAACGCAGGCGCAGGCCATGCAGCTCAGCTTCATGCTGCTGCTGCCCAACATCCTCCTCTCCGGCTTCATGTTCCCGCGCGAAGCTATGCCGCGTGCTATCCAGCTCGCCAGCGCCGCGCTGCCGCTCACGTATTATCTGCGCGTCATCCGCAACGTCCTCCTCAAGGGCGTCGCGGTCCAGCACCTGCTCGGCGACGCCGCCGTCCTCACCCTCATGGCCGCCGTCATCGTCACCTTCAGCGTCCTCCGCTTCTCCAAGACAGTCGAGTAGCTCCGACCATCTCCGGTCGGTGGACAACGGACCTCACACGGAGGCGCGGAGGCGCGAAGAACGGCAGGAGAGCGAGCTGTTCTCCGCGTCCCCCGCGTCTCCGCGTGAGCCATTGCAGGTGGAACGAATGGATGCCAGGAGGATGCGAGAAGCCCGCGCGGGATATCGCGCGGCTTGGCTGCCTCCCAGC from Longimicrobiaceae bacterium carries:
- a CDS encoding efflux RND transporter periplasmic adaptor subunit; this translates as MRRPALLALALAAAACRGDGPQTATGTVEVTEVDVAPLQPARIVAVRVEEGARVRAGDTLVVLAQAATQGAVPQQAARVAASRARLREVEAGPRAAEIAQAQAQVRSREAEAGRAARDAERYRPLAARGIVSRQTYDQARAAASVAASQLDASRQSLRLLREGARAEEVESARAEVAGAQSALEASRATAAELTLVAPVDGVVLGRWAEPGETVAAGETVLTVGRTSRPYTRVYVNERVLPRIRVGQRLTATLDGLPGRPFSGRVVSINDKAEYTPRIALTETERADLLFGVKVELSDPAGALKAGLPVTVTLPEAR
- a CDS encoding ABC transporter ATP-binding protein, translating into MSTTAAHPPEVSASPGSAVRTSALRKTFGPLVAVDGLDLEISTGEVFGLLGPNGSGKTTTIRMLCGLVTPTSGSATVVGFDVAKQPEKVRQAIGYMSQKFGLYDDMTVAENLRFYASIYGLFGRERDERVRHLLAELDLEDRVGQLTGTLSGGWKQRVALACATAHRPRMLFLDEPTAGVDPAARRRFWEIIYGLAQQGTTILVTTHYMDEAERCGRIAFLSRGHLIALGTSAQITRQFGQATLEDVYVEMQRRDEGVRV
- a CDS encoding ABC transporter permease; the protein is MSPVERIRRSLLWPMLWKEFVQMRRDRFTLALMLAVPAMQLVLFGFAIRTDVRHLPTVVLDESNTAESRALVAVMQNTDNFRIVGAVRSRGELRTAIEQGDARAGIVIPPDYTRNVKRGRTASAQVIVDAADPMASSTALSGAAMAAQARSAALMGRTTFAPPPPLDVRVRPWYNPALRSEVYIVPGLIGVLLTLTMILITSLAITRERERGTLEQLIVTPIGKTSMMLGKIIPFILVGYVQMTVVLVLGRVLFHVPMRGSLLALYAVTLAFIVASLGLGLVVSTVARTQAQAMQLSFMLLLPNILLSGFMFPREAMPRAIQLASAALPLTYYLRVIRNVLLKGVAVQHLLGDAAVLTLMAAVIVTFSVLRFSKTVE